In Tepidisphaeraceae bacterium, a single window of DNA contains:
- the phnD gene encoding phosphate/phosphite/phosphonate ABC transporter substrate-binding protein, with amino-acid sequence MSTRTATTSHRSGRTTSLTVVLLAFLTPIVIVIAAVFYVVTKGASRNGTAELNQRAMLHMTGLNPPTVNRLHARFSDRDGDLIADSPVEQTQFIDPPTIRFSFVATAEPEIYQKAWQPFVDHLSKVTGRPVEYVLFDDAKTQLRALRDGTLHVTGLNSGSVPTAVNVCGFVPIVTLPSPDGSGTASMDIITPARSNIVTPEDIRGRELTLTEPGSNSGYKAPLVLLRSDAGLDPGRDYTIRYSGSHDRSIEGIVSGEYELAAVTSDLIERALKQNRLKRSDYRVVFRSERFPTAGLGYLHNLKPELAITVRKAFHTFDWSGTSLESEIGVEDQPSTFPVADYKEQWSLIRRIDDASGTVHEVKD; translated from the coding sequence ATGAGCACCCGCACCGCGACAACTTCACACCGATCGGGCCGTACGACCTCTCTGACGGTCGTCCTGCTGGCCTTTCTAACGCCGATCGTCATCGTCATCGCCGCCGTGTTTTACGTGGTGACGAAGGGTGCGAGTCGGAATGGCACGGCCGAACTGAACCAGCGGGCGATGCTGCACATGACCGGCCTGAACCCGCCAACGGTGAACCGGTTGCACGCCCGTTTCAGCGATCGCGACGGTGATCTGATTGCCGATTCGCCGGTCGAGCAGACGCAGTTCATCGATCCACCGACAATCCGCTTTTCGTTCGTCGCCACCGCCGAGCCGGAGATTTACCAGAAGGCGTGGCAGCCGTTCGTCGACCACCTGTCGAAAGTGACCGGCCGACCAGTTGAGTATGTATTGTTCGACGACGCCAAGACCCAGTTGCGCGCCCTGCGCGACGGCACGCTGCACGTGACGGGCCTGAACAGTGGCAGCGTGCCTACCGCGGTGAACGTCTGCGGTTTCGTGCCGATCGTGACGCTGCCGAGCCCCGATGGCAGTGGCACGGCTTCGATGGATATCATCACGCCAGCGCGAAGCAACATCGTGACCCCCGAGGACATCCGCGGCCGCGAGTTGACGCTCACAGAACCGGGCAGTAACAGCGGGTACAAGGCGCCGCTCGTGCTATTGCGCAGCGACGCCGGACTCGATCCCGGTCGCGACTACACGATTCGGTATTCGGGCAGCCACGACCGCAGCATCGAGGGAATCGTCAGCGGCGAGTACGAGCTGGCCGCCGTCACCAGCGATTTGATCGAACGCGCGCTGAAGCAGAACCGCCTGAAGCGCAGCGATTACCGCGTCGTCTTTCGCTCCGAACGCTTCCCGACGGCCGGGCTGGGATACCTGCACAACTTGAAGCCGGAGCTGGCAATCACGGTGCGGAAGGCCTTCCACACCTTCGACTGGTCGGGCACCTCGCTGGAATCGGAGATCGGCGTGGAGGACCAGCCGAGCACATTCCCTGTGGCCGACTACAAGGAACAGTGGTCGCTGATTCGCCGGATCGACGACGCGTCCGGCACGGTGCACGAAGTGAAGGACTGA
- a CDS encoding cofactor-independent phosphoglycerate mutase: MKYAIIIPDGAADEPLPELNGKTPLEAAATPNMDLIAMEGRQGIARTVPPGFESGSDVATMTLLGYDPKVYHTGRAPLEAAAQNIPLSPTDWVFRCNLVTVVDGIMKDHSAGGITDAEAQRLIGDLSKALQLAGFEFHYGVSYRNLLVYRGEQDFEVTTKPPHEFPEEPIAKYLPRGEGSEILRQIMDRSRELFAGHEINEVRTQTGYNPASQVWLWGQGHAPALPTFEERFGVQRGAMITGVDLLRGLANLLAWDVVEVEGMTSFHDTDYAGQGRATVDALDQYDIVLSHIEAPDEASHQADFRTKVEAIEHIDRYVVGPVLEKMRSFPQWRILVMPDHPTNIATRKHGYAPSPFAMAGTRVRSVIKGPYSEKNAAASDLKIERGHELMEYFLRGGNL, translated from the coding sequence ATGAAATACGCGATCATCATCCCCGACGGCGCCGCCGACGAACCACTGCCCGAGCTGAACGGCAAAACACCCTTGGAAGCCGCGGCGACGCCGAACATGGATCTCATTGCGATGGAGGGCCGCCAAGGCATCGCGCGCACCGTGCCGCCGGGATTTGAGAGCGGGTCGGACGTCGCGACGATGACGCTGTTGGGGTACGACCCGAAGGTCTACCACACCGGCCGGGCCCCACTGGAGGCCGCGGCGCAGAACATCCCGCTATCACCGACGGACTGGGTGTTCCGCTGCAATCTCGTCACCGTCGTCGACGGCATCATGAAGGACCATTCGGCCGGCGGCATCACCGATGCCGAGGCGCAGCGGTTGATCGGCGATCTGTCGAAGGCGCTGCAGCTGGCGGGCTTCGAATTCCACTACGGCGTAAGCTACCGCAACCTGCTCGTCTATCGCGGTGAACAGGACTTCGAGGTGACGACGAAGCCGCCACACGAGTTTCCGGAAGAGCCGATCGCCAAGTACCTGCCGCGCGGCGAGGGCAGCGAGATCCTTCGACAAATCATGGACCGCTCGCGCGAGCTGTTCGCGGGGCACGAGATCAACGAGGTGCGCACGCAGACCGGCTACAACCCAGCATCGCAGGTGTGGCTGTGGGGCCAGGGCCACGCGCCCGCGCTGCCCACGTTCGAGGAACGCTTCGGCGTCCAGCGCGGCGCGATGATCACCGGTGTCGACCTGCTGCGCGGCCTGGCGAACCTGCTGGCGTGGGACGTGGTGGAGGTCGAAGGCATGACCAGCTTCCACGACACCGACTACGCCGGCCAGGGCCGCGCGACCGTCGATGCACTTGACCAGTACGACATCGTGCTATCGCACATCGAAGCGCCCGACGAGGCCAGCCATCAGGCTGACTTCCGCACGAAGGTGGAGGCGATCGAACACATCGACCGCTACGTGGTCGGCCCGGTGCTGGAAAAGATGCGATCGTTCCCGCAGTGGCGCATCCTGGTCATGCCCGACCACCCCACCAACATCGCCACCCGCAAGCACGGCTACGCCCCCAGCCCCTTCGCGATGGCCGGCACGCGCGTTCGTAGTGTCATTAAAGGCCCGTACAGCGAGAAGAACGCTGCGGCGAGCGATTTGAAGATCGAGCGCGGGCATGAGCTGATGGAGTATTTCCTACGCGGCGGGAATTTATAG
- a CDS encoding homoserine dehydrogenase, producing the protein MSESTIGVALIGCGIVGGGVAQIIADHQALLQQRTGLAFEIRHVVVRDVSKPRPIKSVAATTDWKAAIDDPRVSIVVELIGGTTTAADIVAYALKLGKHVVTANKSMLAARGADLFGLARKHNACIAFEASCGGGIPIIDALCRGLIANRVDALVGIVNGTCNVILTRMTKNAWSYGEALAEAQKLGFAEADPTLDVSGRDAAQKLALLGSLAFDLRVSESDIHVEGIDTLQTTDIKLAGELGYVIKLLAIAERVGDRVALRVHPTLVNHSDVLAEVGGSFNAISVYGSAVGHTLFYGRGAGAMPTASAVVADLVNVALGSTPLHFKQLRIFPDTTPAASVVPVSDLRSRYYLRLTTRDVPGVMAAVTAVLGRHSISLASISQRESNEGELVPVVITTHVAREGSIRQALQEIDALENIQPATVCLRIIDQPKEFAGN; encoded by the coding sequence ATGAGCGAATCTACCATTGGCGTCGCGTTGATCGGCTGCGGGATTGTGGGCGGCGGCGTGGCGCAGATCATTGCCGACCACCAGGCCTTGCTGCAACAGCGAACCGGGCTGGCGTTCGAGATCCGCCATGTCGTGGTGCGCGACGTGAGCAAACCCCGGCCCATCAAATCGGTGGCCGCCACCACCGACTGGAAGGCGGCGATCGACGATCCCCGCGTCTCCATCGTCGTCGAGCTGATCGGTGGCACCACCACCGCCGCAGACATCGTCGCCTACGCGTTGAAGCTCGGTAAACACGTCGTGACTGCCAACAAGAGCATGTTGGCCGCCCGCGGCGCCGACTTGTTTGGCCTTGCCCGCAAGCACAACGCCTGCATCGCCTTCGAGGCCAGCTGTGGCGGCGGCATTCCGATTATCGACGCGCTGTGCCGAGGGTTGATCGCCAATCGGGTCGATGCGCTCGTGGGCATCGTCAACGGCACGTGTAACGTCATCCTGACGCGCATGACCAAGAACGCCTGGAGCTACGGCGAAGCGCTGGCGGAAGCCCAGAAGCTGGGCTTTGCGGAGGCCGACCCCACGCTCGACGTTTCCGGTCGCGATGCCGCCCAGAAGCTGGCGCTGCTGGGGAGCCTGGCATTCGATTTGCGCGTGAGCGAGAGCGACATCCACGTCGAAGGGATCGACACGCTTCAGACGACCGATATCAAGCTGGCCGGCGAACTGGGGTACGTGATCAAGCTGCTGGCAATTGCCGAGCGCGTGGGCGATCGCGTTGCGCTGCGGGTGCACCCGACGCTGGTGAACCATTCCGACGTACTGGCCGAGGTGGGTGGCAGCTTCAACGCGATCAGCGTCTACGGCAGCGCCGTCGGTCACACGCTGTTCTACGGCCGCGGCGCCGGCGCGATGCCGACCGCCAGCGCGGTGGTTGCCGATCTGGTGAACGTGGCGCTGGGGTCCACACCGTTGCACTTCAAGCAGCTGCGCATCTTCCCTGACACCACCCCCGCTGCCAGCGTGGTGCCGGTGAGCGACCTGCGCAGTCGCTACTACCTTCGGTTGACCACCCGGGACGTCCCCGGCGTGATGGCTGCCGTCACCGCGGTGCTCGGTCGGCACAGCATCAGCCTGGCCTCGATCAGCCAGCGGGAAAGCAACGAGGGGGAGCTAGTCCCCGTCGTCATCACGACGCACGTGGCACGCGAGGGATCGATCCGCCAGGCGCTGCAGGAGATCGATGCGCTGGAGAACATCCAGCCGGCGACCGTTTGTCTGCGCATCATCGATCAACCGAAGGAATTCGCCGGTAACTAA